The sequence GGATCTAGATCCATATACCCAACCCTAATACAAGGTGGAGGATCAGATTTGTCTCATTAAATCATGATGAGGCCAGTCAGGCGATGATATGAAAGAGAATGAAGTAAGGATCATGATAGGCAATGGGTTAAGTTTACAAGAACAGAAGATTAACATCTATGTTGTATCTGAAATTGATTCCCACATTATCAACCAGGCTAAAAAGTTTGTTACAGCAGCTACACActtgtttaattttctaatgTGTTTAATTAGACTCTCATATAAACCTTAGACAATCAATGGTTTCAAATATCACTAGCATTGGAACCCAGGTAATGCAcggatttttagtaaaaaaaagagtgagaaCAAAAGgataatagaataaataaaaattttaaaaacaaaaaataaaatataaaacacatattaaaaaacaaaaaagtgcaAACTGTCCAGCTGTTGACATGTGGCGACGGCTGgacagtttttttatatatatagatgacaCCATGTCTGGTTCCTGGAGGTTTTAATAATCTTTATTGTCTTTTTCTGTATCTAATTTCACTCTAGGATTATTCTCAAATTTAGAATATGCATGATTGTAATCCCTGGATTTTACTTACCAGGCTGAAAGAAAGTTAAGGAGAGCTGAAAAAGCCTTAATGAAGGTGGAGTCGTTTTTGAAGCCATCAGAATACAAAGCAGATCCTGAAAGTATAACTGATGAAGAGAGATTTATGTTTCGCAAATTAGGATTGAGGATGAAAGCTTTCTTACTTCTTGGTAAAGCTCTATCTAAATAAACTTGTTCTTACTATATTTTAGGACCACTTTACTTCACTTCAATACTAAGTTGTATGGAACAAATCAGATACAAAAGGTTGATTTTATAAGTCTAATTCATGTTAATCTTATACCTGAATATTTCATCTCTAAAAGTTGAGAATCCATTCTTCAAAGTTTTTAAATCAGCTTTATTTCCCCTTAACCCCTGTCCTTCAATCATTCCATTCCCCCATCATTATGTGATGCTTATAGAAATTGAATAATTTGTGGATTCAGGTAGACGTGGGGTTTTTGATGGTACTATTGAGAACATGCACTTGCATTGGAAGTACCGGGAACTGGTCAAGATAATTGTGAAGGCTAAAACCTTtgaacaagtaaaaaaaattgcactagCACTTGAAGCTGAGAGTGGAGGTGTTCTGGTCTCAGTTGACAAAGTTTCAAAAGGATATTCTGTAATTGTTTATCGGGGTAAGGATTACCAGCGTCCTTCAACATTGAGACCCAAAAATCTATTGACAAAGAGAAAGGCTTTGGCACGCTCAATTGAGCTCCAACGACATGAGGTATGTATGCAAAGTACTCTTATTCTATAATATCAATTTTCGTGTAGATCTGGAGATAAACATTTGCAACAAACATACTGTACCTCAAACTATAATTTTATGACTATCTAATGTCAGCCCACAGGACCACTGGATTatggccttttttttttttgggaaagggcctatttttatttatttaatatataatttatacactTTTCTTTTAATGTTCTAGAAACCCATGTAAGAAATTTCCTTCTTTGTGCTAAGTATGGCTGAAATTTGATTAAGTTGCTGGTCTCCCAGCTGACTGCTGTTCGTTTGTTATACCATATGAAACTTTCCCTCAAATGAAAGTTGCTTATAATTTTTAGATTAAACGCCGTAAAagatgcaatttttttaatcaatttagaCATAAATGTCATAAATTTAGTCCCAAGATCTTAAAATCCCCAATTGTTTCACCCCTTCCATCCATTTTTTAACAATGTTAACCTTAACCGGATTTGCCTCATTACAAGATGACATGGCATGTCTAGCTTAGCAAATTGGGCGAAAATATCATCATTTGGCCAAAATGGTAATACTCTAATATAGAAAATTATGGACACACTTAATTCCTAAATGATGCCTAAAACTCGCAAAACAACATCATTTTGGATTAGTTGACTGCTGAATACAACAAAAGCTTATCCCATTAGGTGAGATTGGCTACATGGATCATATGATGTCATTGGGCTCGGTTAAAGACCAAATTTTCAGATATGTCATGTTTATCTTTTAACATTATTCAGAGGCTTTTCAAGTTAACAATATTAAACTTAAATAGATGGAGGGATGAAAAAATTGgagatttcaagttttaacTTTTGAAGACCAAGATGATAAAATCTATCTTGAGGGTATATATATAAGGTTTTACTCGTATTCTTAATGTTTTTCTCCATCTCTCCCTCTACCATGCAGATCTATATGCACATTCTATCTGTTAAGCCAAATAATGCCTTAACTCTCTTTCTGTTGACAAACAGGCACTCATGAATCATATTTCAACTTTGCAAAGTAAAGTGGGGAGGATAAGATCCGAAATAGTATGCTCTTACtgatctttatatttttagcaTTTCTTATTGCAAGCCAAGTTGTATGTTTTATGGAAACCCCGTTTTCCTATCTTATTTGGCTTTAATCACTTTTCATAGGAGCAAATGGAGAAGGTAAAGGACAAAGGAGATGAAGCATTGTATGACAAATTGGATTCTGCCTATCCTAGCGATGATGAGAACTCAGAGGTTGCTCTCTCTTCCATAATAACCCCCAACCTCACCTTAAAAACTTATATGAAAAACTGGTTTTCATTATATACTTTTGTGTTAATACCTTTATGTAGGTGGAGGATGGTGAGCAGGGTGATGAGGCATATCTCAAGACCTATAATAGCGAAAATGATAGTGAAATTGAAAGTGAAGTTGAAAGTGATAATATGTATCCTCCAATCTGAGGAATTTGCCTCACGAAGTTGAAGGTCAAGGATCATGCAATTTGGGGGTATTCCTTACGCCTGTGTGAATCATTAATGGCACTCAATACATTGGACCACAGGCTGATTAAGGAAGAATATGATAGCTCCTTCATATCAAGCCACCGAGAAGATCAACATGCTCAATTCAATGATATTGTCATAGAGCACGCAATTAGACACGATCCTGAATCTAATTGGCTACACAGCATTATAGTTTCTGAAAGATGTATGTATATGCATTTTAACATTTGTTCGTATGAAATTTTCTGGAATTGATTAAGTTAACGGATCAGTTAATATATGGTCTAGGAATATAGGACCAATGTTATAGAGGAAATATATGCTGATTTTTGGGAACTTTGTTTTATGGAGCTTATAAAAATTGCATGTAATATTGCTAGGAATTTACTATCTAACACATCCTTCAaacattttttcaataaatttaataacttGTTGAAAACTGCAAAATCAAGAAAgagaatgattaaaaaaaaaaatatgctcaAAACTCAAGAGTATATTACATAATATATGTTCCAAGCATTTCACTTTACATATAGATACCAGGAAAACGACACAATAATCTTCCTTGTCAAGTAAAATCATACGATTAAAGATATAGAACAAAACACGATATATTCCAGAGATAGCCAAATACTGCTCCAACGTATCAGGCAACAATATTGGTTATATTTTTCGGATGGATTTCTCTATTTTCTGAATAGATTCCTTCAATTCTTTTTGATCACTTGGCCTTGAAGGTGACATAACTATATCATTCCAAACAGAACCAGGTTCCATTATGGGGCTGGGTTCTTTGTGAAGTTCGTAGATGGAATCAGCTCCAGCATTCAAACTGCCTAACGTTTCCAAGCACTTGATCTCTTCACGATCCACTAGTAGATTGTGATCACCATCCTTCCGCCCTATAAGCTGTAATGTACTACAAGAAAGTTATCTTCATGACATTTTAAAACTGATAAGGTGTAAAATCAAACATTTCTGCACAACAGGTATGCAAAATTGTTCAAATTTACCTTTGGTGGACCACCAACAGCATTTGTGCAATAGAGTCTGGCATTATCAACAAGTTTGCAATATCTTGGAAATGCATTAGCAAATCTTTTGTGAGATTTCAGTTGTGAATTCACTCTCACTGCCCTCCCTGTCATAATAGCTCTCCTGTCAAAATTCCAATGTCATGTTAACAGTCATACTCATATCCACAAAACCAATTCCCAGACTAGTAACATGGATGATTCCACAAGCATACATACCTAATGCCTCTAACAACAGCAAGATAGCCATCACAAACCACACCAACTAGCTCAATTCTGTAAGGCTTTTGGGTGTGTGCTTCTCCATTAGAAATTTCCTCTGATTGATGCTCTTCTGCATCATTTACTTGCTCCCAGTAATTTTCAgtaattgtcccatcttcagCTACTTTATACCCTACCCCCATTCGGTACCTGTGTTTGTGAACATTTCTTGCCATAGCAATAGTTTGCTCCACAAATGGTTCCCATGATAAGGTACCATCCATGATCACATCTCGACCCTCATTTAGAGCTGTCACCAGCAGAGATGATGCAGCATCAGTGGAAGATTGATGCACCTGTtcagattttgataaattagaTGCAATCATCAGTTAAAAATAGGTTACAATTAAGGATCTAATATATGTCATCCATTTCATCATAGCTAAATTGCAAAAGGACCTTTACGTGAATgacaatttcttaaaatttattttggatttCTATAACATTAGTCACATGCTGCACATACAATAGTGGTCAGTTTAGTGGGAAgatatgataataataacatGGAGGTCATGGTTCACACAGAAGCATACCAATTCAGCAGTTTGGAGCATGTCATCATGGTGACCTCTGGAGCTAAGGGCTCTATATATGACGTCACTCTCCTTGAAAGCATCTGCCTCAACCACCACAGCATTTGAAGCTGCTCCTGACCAAAATGATCTGCCAAAGCCAATTGATACACATAAACAATCTTACTCAAACTAAGTTGGAAAGTAGAACTTCTTTCATACTTAAATATGTCTTCAACCTTAATAATGGATCCTATTTATGATACAGTCATGGTCACATGTGCCATAATGCTAGCGGATCCTAATTTGGGTGTCCATATGATTTACTAATAATTATTCTTACTTTCAGTAGTAATAATCAGTAATGGCTAACACATTCATATTATTAAGACTATTAGCATTAGAGAATGATCATAGTGCAAGAGTAGAGTTACTCTTTAAGAATGTCTTTAAGAACAGTGCTCTTTCCAGCTCCCATGCCACCCCCCATGAACAGCAGGACTGGACTCCTCTCACTGTGGGCCATGGGCACCATCACTTCTGTACATTGCGAGTCACCATTTATTGCTTTCATCTCTTCCACCAAAGTAGAGATCACTCTTGTCACTTTCAGATTCTTGGTTACTCTATCAAACCTCTGTTCCCTGTAAACACCGCACCATATTGGCTTCAACGAACATCgtcaatatttaaatttaaatacatgTACACTTGCATAGTGCCagaaataaaatgttattaaaactTGGAAAACTTTTAACTccattacaattttattttatccctagcaataaaaaataaataaaaataattacaagagGTTTACAACAACTTAGATATTCTTGTTTAAATAACTGAACTATATTCCTTTAGTTTAACTAATTAACATCATCAAACTGATGtaacatttcaatttttaagaaaagaatttaattaatgttttaaaaaataaatttgaattatttgattaaatgataaaaaaagaatttgcaaataaaatagaaatttaccTTGTAGCTGCCAATAGAATTCCCTTCAGCTTTTTTTTCTGCTGAGACTCCACACCCAAAACCTATCATTCAACCAATTAAAATCGTATGCTTTGTTTGTACGAACAATAAAAtagaaaggaaagagaaagaaaaaaagataaatagaatgaaaaaaatgtgttgtttAGATGGATAAAAATAAGGAAGGCAGTAGAAAAACAATTCTCTACTATTTGGATGAgtgaaaaagagaataaaaaatataagaaaaatatttttatatcaattaattaatatgtttattgttattattattttacaaaaagtattttttattataatttaaaaaatatatttataaaaaattatttaatttttaagtaataCATAATTAGTAATTTTCATCCAAAATCATGGATAAAATGCAAAGACACAAAATGAGAAGGGACTCGCGAATTTTTGCAACTTTTACTCATTAATTTTccttcaaacaaacaaaaataaaatacttaaaattacttctaatttttttcctctcaaatTAACCAAAACAAACGTGGTAATGATTAATCTAAGTTTAAGGGTGGATTTGGTTGTAAGAAATGATTGAGAAAGGACGGGGAAAGAAGCAAGTGAAGagaaatgtgttattttttctaGATGGTAGAATGAAACGGAGggaaagtttttaaaacatttcagatttaaatattttttaatttttagaatgaaaaggaaggaaattttttaaaatattttagatttaaatatctttttaatttttataatgtagtttttttcatccttgtaggattattttttcatttttaactcttataatttatatttttttatttttcgttaTTATAAcgatttagataatatttttttactttataaagcattatctaaatttttttaaaaatataatttataaaaactaaaaataaaaaatattttataaaagataaaaataaaaatactaaattacaataattaaaaaaaatacttaagtcAATATTTGAAGTTTCCACATACCACAGGTATACAATTCTTCTCTCAACTGACGAGAATTACGAGGAAATAGGTTCTGTGTAGTTGTTTTTCCCATTTAGCCATTTTTTCACGAGTTAAAACTGTGCACGCTGTACACGTTTTTCCCCAAAGTTAAAGCACGTGTTAATATTAATGACTAAAAGGATACTAACTCTAATCCTATTTAAtactattataaatttaaattttattcttaaaatattcttaaatttaaagGTTATAagtgatatttatatttaatattaatactcATAATTCAGAGTATCTAGTAAATACacttaacaataaattaaaagtataaaaaaaattcaatcctaataaatttaaaaattagtcatgatttctatataattagaatcaaagaaaaaggataattaacaataaattaagTGTTTAGAATTAATATCctgaaagaataaaataattttatattattaatcaattatatcatttgaattaatttaaaataataattttaaaaattaacacgtttattatatatgatacgaatgattgtgtaaaattttatatataacaatatataattctttttccttttttagtcaatttacattttttaaaaataattaatttcattaattaatgttataagtttatcaataatttaaaatgttctTCTAAAATTAgtcttagttttttaattttttttttcactttcaaaaCTTAATTGCTTCCTTCCTATCTTCAATTtcgataaaagaaaagaagagttcaactcattattttttagcatttactattatttagctaaaaaaatttattaattaataaagaatacttagaaaatttaatataacatacaattaataaaagagaaatGTTAATTAAGTCCTTAGAACACatgttaaaaaagtaaaagaaaaaatatttcattaaaaattgaaattcaaaaaaacgtgtttttttttatatttttaaagagcTTAATGCATTATCATCCAATcataaatcattatttaaattattttaagataattattataaaaattaacaaatttatcatatattatagAAATTATAGATTATGATTATTTACAACTTTttacataatcaaataattctttttctcattttaaaatatgtttatatgattttcaataaaatcttttcttttttttaattcttttaacagTTTAACCAATGTCCACTAATTAGCAAAAACTCATTAAAAAAGGCGATGGAATTACAAGGGGTTAGAATGTGGGGACGGAGAAACCTGAGAGTAGGAACCCCACAAGCAGATggcattgaaaaataaaaaccgATAAATTGGTTTGGAACAAAAGCGGGGCCATGAATGGAACATTAACATTAACATACCTGACTAATGACAGATGTAGCTTGGTTCCAGTGAAATGCTAAATAACTGAGGGTGCATCTCTCTAACTCCTCAACTAATTTCGCATATAGAGAATCAGTGTTCTCCACATTGCCACTGGAAATATATTCAAAGATGCTTTCATCGCACCCTTTGGATTTTTTCAAATACTCTTGGGCCAATATGCATAGCTCTGGAACCTCATCAGCATCTTCAAACCCCATTTGCCTTGCTGCAATGCAAACacatgagtaaaaaaaaaaaacattacctgACATAATGCATTAATGCTCAACCTAACATAATGCATTAATGCTCGACCGTCTTTATGTTGATCCAACTCTTCACATCAATTATTATAACCACCTTAATAAAAGAAGGCAAATGGTATACGCtggttaaaaataatatctaaaAGGTGGTTTGATTTCATTCTTGGTTCTAAAATCCCAGtttttcaacaattaatttatcGTCTAAAATTTATctaagttttgaaatttttttcataaaattttgcATTCCTCTCTCACTTTCTTCTCGTCCAACCAAATATAGCATaaaaaatcaagcaaactctAAGAATATAGGAAAAGTGTGAATTTTTCTTTGTCACATAAAAGTACAGTACGGAgaggagaaaaaaacaaaattagtaaCGTTGTTGATAAGTGCATCCATTACAGGGTTTGTAATAGTGGTAGAGCAAATTAAATGAAAACCCCTAAAACATACATACCAACATAGTGGGAGAACTTTTCGATCTCCCCGAGACGCCCAGATTCCGTCCTACGTAGCTCGGGAATAACCTTCTTCTGCTCTCCCACCACCGTGGACGGTGCCCGCCGGTAGCTtgaggcggcggcggcggcaaCTAAACCGGCGAAGGAGGCAGCCAGAACATGTGTGAACTTGAAAACTTTCCCAATAGAACTGTCTGAAAAATTTGTTGTAAAATACATGTTATAattaaactatatgcaaattGTTGCagattagaagagaaagagggATTTGACTTTTGTCATTCACCTTGATCCATCTTGATGGGTTTTTCAGAATCACAAATGGCTACCAACTCTCCATACCATTGTTAAATATTGCCTGAAATGATGAAATGGacataagaaattaaataaagctGAGTCAGAAGATATGGCAGGAAGAATGTGATTCTGTGCGCTCGTATATAATTGTACCTCGTGCTTGTTCAGATCCAACGctcatgtttttttcttaaattttcttttcataaaatacttgtttttttaaatcatgGTCGTGGCCAGTGACGTGATAACAATTAttctttaatattataaaacagaGAAAATTACTATAGATAATATTAGGTTATACCCATGTGATGCATGATGAGAATTATTTTAGGTTGAACATAAATTACAATAACTAGGAACAGGTCTGTATGAATGCAGGTTTTTAAAGtacaaaaactttttaaaacagagagaaaaaggagaatgaaatgtgaataaaataaaataagatgtgtagaactattttcttttgaataaCCTATGGGTGCATTTTAGTCCTTTTCttattacattttctttttttgcttattGCTTCACGGGTCATGTACTCATCTTTTCTTTCTATCAAAATGCAAGGCTTATACATGGTCCTTtaacaaaacaattaaataaaagttacaATAAATGAGTTACAAGGTTTTGTAGTCCTTTAAGAggtaaagtaaaaaattaatagttaaaattataaatgataaatatagatattttaaaaaaatttgtacaaaaactcaatttatattttatttttgtgcaaGCTAGTTAGATGTGATATTGATAATAACAATGCTTTATAatcttcaaaattaaatatgtaatttaatcGTTAAGGTTGTGTTTATTTcatgtagagaaaaaaattttaaaaaaattatcttttctttctttcctcttAAATGAAACAGatcttaaattataattatacaattttaattatttttatataagttgaacatcacattttaatttataatttttttttcatttatatgatataataatttgtaaatttgtaaataattagGCATAATCACGTCTTATCCCTTTTGAAATTCTTGTGACCTCCCACGGCTCGAACAACAAGAATGCATGATACAACAACAGGAGACAAAACCGCCATAAATGATGAGATGGCAAGGACTTTGCCAGGGAGCAGTGTGTCGTGGGGAGAAGTGAAAGCTGTTGCTCCATCGACGTGGCAATTCGCGGAGTGTCAAAGTGAAAGCCATccaaagatgaaaataatattcaacaaaatttatgtatttttttagtgaaatttacgcttattatactttattttatttcaaaaaaattcttCTATTATTATCCTTAAAATCAATCAAACCACAGAAGAGATGACATGGTAAGAAGTAGCCTCCTTTTCTTGCTCTTAAgcatatttgttaaaaaaaactatacatttttcttaaaaaatttaacaacttaatatttataaaagaaaaaaaaaagcacagtaataaatagttttttttaataaaacagagtaattaaataacttttaaaaaaaagttaagtgtCACTTTGAAAGGTACGCGTTAGAAATGAAGACAATTTCACATCAactattgaaaaaaaagaagtcaaaagtagtaaatatttgtttctCGCTGTCACAAGTCTGGTAGATTAGATTGAATTTTTAGTCTCGTCTATCATATTTTTCCTATGAAGTGTCAACTATTTTctagaaatagaagaaaaattggTGGCCATTATATCACTCTTTTTTACCATCACGTACGTAATTCATTCAGATGTTGTATCAGTCTCATAGTTACAAGATTTTTCCACCCAAGAAAGatgtttttaaatactttttcttatttacataacgtaaaataaaatacttttatatataaaacatcAATTGAACCCTCTTCTTCCAGTGACTGCTGCACGTGTGGCATCCTGTGGATCATACCTTGTCTATTTTTCGTCAACGAAAAGAAACAAAGTTTCACCCATCAACAATCAACATTGGAGTTTACAGCcctgatttttgtttttgttttagttaCAACGCAAGGCTAGATTCAATAATCAGTAATTATATACATTTGATTTGAACTAAAAATGCTCCAATGAAGcagttttaataaatttacactcgcacacacatatatatgtacATGGGCAAACTTAACCGTGAATTAGAGTTGGTTTGCATATTGATGCCAAGAAAACGACTTCACTGCACAACTCGTCCTTCTCCCTTTGTCTTCTTCGGTCGTTAAACCATAGGAATAGCAGATAAACACAAAACTTTGTAACTCTTAACTTTGTTAGATACTCCAAAGCTTGGCTTTGGGAGGAACATATCATGCAACAATATTAAATGGTTACCGTTTTCTGatgaatttttctattttctgtaTGGATTCCTTTAATTCCTTCTGATCATTAGACCTTGAAGGTGAAAGAACAATGTCTTTCCAAACAGAACCTGGTTCCATTATAGGGCTGGGTTCCTTGTAAAGTTCGTAGATGGAATCAGCTTCAACATTTACACTGCCTATCCTTTCCAAGCATTTTATATCTTTGGGATATGGCAGATTCTGATCATCATCCTTCCGCCATTTGAGCTGTAATGTGTTACAAGCTTGTTACCTTTTTGACATTTAAATTAATACTAGTAAAGTGTGAAATTAATCATTTCATCACAAGAGCGTGCAAAAATGTTCGAATTTACCTGTGGTGGACCACCCACATCATTTGTGCAATAGAGCCTGGCATCATCAACAAGTTTGCAAAATCTTGGAAATGCATTAGCAAATCTTTTGTGAGATTTCAATTGTGAATTCACCCTCACTGCCCTCCCTGTCATAATAGCTCTCCTGTCAAAATTCCAATGGGAAATGTTAACTTTCATATAtatccacaaattcaattccCAAACTAGTAACATGGCAGAATTCACAAGCATAAATACCTAATGCCTCTAACAACAGCAAGATAGCCATCACAAACCACACCAACTAGCTCAATTCTGTAAGGCTTTCGTGTGCGTGGTTC comes from Glycine soja cultivar W05 chromosome 20, ASM419377v2, whole genome shotgun sequence and encodes:
- the LOC114403374 gene encoding uncharacterized protein LOC114403374 isoform X1, whose product is MDQDSSIGKVFKFTHVLAASFAGLVAAAAASSYRRAPSTVVGEQKKVIPELRRTESGRLGEIEKFSHYVARQMGFEDADEVPELCILAQEYLKKSKGCDESIFEYISSGNVENTDSLYAKLVEELERCTLSYLAFHWNQATSVISQVLGVESQQKKKLKGILLAATREQRFDRVTKNLKVTRVISTLVEEMKAINGDSQCTEVMVPMAHSERSPVLLFMGGGMGAGKSTVLKDILKESFWSGAASNAVVVEADAFKESDVIYRALSSRGHHDDMLQTAELVHQSSTDAASSLLVTALNEGRDVIMDGTLSWEPFVEQTIAMARNVHKHRYRMGVGYKVAEDGTITENYWEQVNDAEEHQSEEISNGEAHTQKPYRIELVGVVCDGYLAVVRGIRRAIMTGRAVRVNSQLKSHKRFANAFPRYCKLVDNARLYCTNAVGGPPKLIGRKDGDHNLLVDREEIKCLETLGSLNAGADSIYELHKEPSPIMEPGSVWNDIVMSPSRPSDQKELKESIQKIEKSIRKI
- the LOC114403374 gene encoding uncharacterized protein LOC114403374 isoform X2, which gives rise to MDQDSSIGKVFKFTHVLAASFAGLVAAAAASSYRRAPSTVVGEQKKVIPELRRTESGRLGEIEKFSHYVARQMGFEDADEVPELCILAQEYLKKSKGCDESIFEYISSGNVENTDSLYAKLVEELERCTLSYLAFHWNQATSVISQVLGVESQQKKKLKGILLAATREQRFDRVTKNLKVTRVISTLVEEMKAINGDSQCTEVMVPMAHSERSPVLLFMGGGMGAGKSTVLKDILKESFWSGAASNAVVVEADAFKESDVIYRALSSRGHHDDMLQTAELVHQSSTDAASSLLVTALNEGRDVIMDGTLSWEPFVEQTIAMARNVHKHRYRMGVGYKVAEDGTITENYWEQVNDAEEHQSEEISNGEAHTQKPYRIELVGVVCDGYLAVVRGIRRAIMTGRAVRVNSQLKSHKRFANAFPRYCKLVDNARLYCTNAVGGPPKYITAYRAEGW